In the genome of Botrytis cinerea B05.10 chromosome 5, complete sequence, one region contains:
- the Bccry1 gene encoding Bccry1, which translates to MFLVFPARNIFPKQLPSRLIISQRNILPLPQFLAKQQILHQSCISTSRILKMSTRKATAAAAASTKRKASSTPEPISHLNGSKKKAKVSDDDHDLSELRQPHHSAKEAEENGIVLRKYYPHEMCNPRAIAYNNDELERPIEALHAALADTQKERKGIDKGGECVVHWFKCDLRTKDNTALSMASQKAKELGIPLVTMYIVSPQDFEAHLTAPVRVDFILRTLDILKKDLAKLDIPLYVETIDKRKRVESRILELLGEWGCSHFYANMEYEVDELRREARMVRACVEKGICMDVIHDTCVVRPGELKSGQGKQYAVYTPWFKSWVAYVHENSDLLELFDAPEKNPSSARKTFAKLFETEIPDAPKNKSLTSEEKERFRSMWPAGEHAAHERLSKFADEKINKYQDHRNFPSLNSTSSLSVHFASGTLSSRTAIRTARDHNNTKKLNAGYQGIQTWISEVAWRDFYKHVLVHWPYVCMNKPFKPEYTNIEWEYNRAHFQAWTEGRTGYPIVDAAMRQLNHCGYMHNRSRMIVGSFLAKHLLLDWRMGERYFMEHLIDGDFASNNGGWGFCASTGVDPQPYFRIFNPLLQSEKFDAEGEYIRKWVEELKGVKGKAIHEPYGDKEAAKIAKKSGYPERIVEHKVSRERCLKRYKEGLGRANS; encoded by the coding sequence ATGTTTTTGGTTTTTCCTGCTAGAAATATATTTCCAAAGCAACTGCCATCGAGGTTGATCATTTCACAACGGAATattcttcccctccctcaaTTCCTCGCAAAGCAACAAATACTACACCAAAGCTGCATATCTACCTCTCGAATCCTCAAAATGTCCACGAGAAAAGCAAccgcagcagcagcagcttccACAAAACGTAAAGCTAGTTCCACTCCCGAacccatttcccatctcaaTGGCTCcaagaagaaagcaaaagTCAGCGACGATGACCACGATCTATCTGAACTCCGACAACCGCATCACAGCGCAAAAGAAGCGGAAGAAAATGGCATTGTCTTGAGGAAATATTATCCCCATGAAATGTGTAATCCGCGCGCCATCGCATATAATAATGATGAATTGGAGAGACCAATTGAGGCTTTACACGCTGCGCTTGCGGACACgcaaaaggaaaggaagggaatTGATAAAGGAGGGGAATGCGTGGTACATTGGTTTAAGTGTGATTTGAGGACGAAGGATAATACGGCATTGTCGATGGCGAGTCAAAAGGCAAAAGAGTTGGGGATTCCTCTGGTGACAATGTATATTGTTAGTCCTCAGGATTTCGAGGCGCATTTGACAGCGCCAGTTCGAGTGGATTTTATTTTAAGGACtttggatattttgaagaaggaCTTGGCGAAATTGGATATTCCGCTTTATGTTGAGACGATCGataagagaaagagggtCGAAAGTAGGATTCTGGAATTATTGGGGGAATGGGGATGCTCGCATTTCTATGCGAATATGGAATATGAAGTCGATGAGTTGAGACGAGAAGCTAGGATGGTGAGAGCTTGTGTGGAAAAGGGCATATGTATGGATGTGATACATGATACGTGTGTGGTTCGTCCGGGAGAGTTAAAGAGTGGACAAGGAAAACAATATGCGGTTTATACTCCTTGGTTCAAGTCATGGGTGGCATATGTTCATGAGAATTCGGATCTTCTTGAGCTGTTCGATGCCCCGGAAAAAAATCCTTCCAGTGCGCGCAAAACATTTGCAAAGTTATTCGAAACGGAAATTCCAGATGCACCAAAGAACAAATCTTTGACAtcagaagaaaaggaacgaTTCCGATCTATGTGGCCTGCAGGTGAACATGCAGCTCACGAACGACTTTCGAAATTCGCGGatgaaaaaataaataaatatcaagacCACCGAAACTTTCCCTCTCTAAACTCtacctcttccctctcaGTACATTTTGCCTCCGGAACACTATCTTCTAGAACCGCCATCCGCACAGCGCGCGATCACAACAATACCAAGAAATTAAATGCCGGGTACCAAGGAATTCAAACCTGGATCTCCGAAGTAGCATGGAGAGATTTCTACAAACACGTCTTGGTTCACTGGCCCTACGTCTGTATGAACAAACCCTTCAAACCCGAATACACAAACATAGAATGGGAATACAACCGCGCCCACTTCCAAGCGTGGACGGAAGGCAGAACCGGATATCCCATCGTCGATGCCGCAATGCGACAACTCAATCATTGCGGCTACATGCACAATCGCAGCCGCATGATCGTCGGCTCTTTTCTCGCCAAACATCTTCTGCTTGATTGGAGAATGGGCGAGAGATATTTCATGGAACATCTTATTGATGGCGACTTCGCAAGTAATAACGGGGGATGGGGATTCTGCGCTAGTACGGGTGTAGATCCACAGCCGTATTTTCGAATCTTTAATCCGCTGCTGCAGAGTGAGAAATTCGATGCAGAAGGTGAGTATATTCGGAAATGGGTAGAGGAGTTGAAGGGGGTGAAGGGAAAGGCTATTCATGAACCGTATGGAGATAAAGAGGCGGCGAAGATAGCCAAGAAATCGGGATATCCAGAGAGGATTGTGGAACACAAGGTTAGTAGGGAGAGATGTTTGAAGAGGTATAAAGAGGGATTGGGGAGAGCGAATTCGTAG